A genomic window from Oceanobacillus timonensis includes:
- a CDS encoding chromate transporter → MKKQWNIFIAFFRVGMLGFGGGPASIPLMRKEAVEKYKWMDEDEFTDMLSISNTLPGPIATKLAGYIGYRVSGWVGMLNALIASVVPTAILVIVLLRTLSEVREFDWVKGMTAAVLAVVGMMMAVLTWQFLYKAGKGLGWGLAIAMLVAIYIVLNYLHIHPGIVIGILLVVALALPVKKKEKERDNT, encoded by the coding sequence ATGAAAAAGCAATGGAATATTTTTATTGCTTTCTTCCGGGTGGGGATGCTGGGGTTTGGCGGTGGACCAGCCTCTATTCCTTTGATGCGGAAGGAAGCGGTTGAGAAATACAAATGGATGGATGAGGATGAATTTACGGATATGCTGTCCATCAGTAATACATTACCTGGACCGATAGCTACAAAGCTTGCCGGTTATATCGGTTATCGTGTATCTGGCTGGGTTGGTATGCTGAATGCATTGATTGCTTCTGTTGTTCCGACGGCTATATTGGTTATTGTGTTACTAAGAACCTTATCGGAGGTTCGTGAGTTTGATTGGGTGAAAGGGATGACAGCAGCGGTTCTGGCAGTTGTCGGAATGATGATGGCGGTTCTTACCTGGCAATTTTTATATAAAGCGGGGAAAGGACTTGGCTGGGGACTTGCTATTGCTATGCTCGTTGCTATTTATATTGTTTTAAATTATTTGCATATTCATCCAGGTATCGTCATTGGTATTCTCCTCGTTGTTGCCCTCGCTCTTCCGGTGAAGAAGAAGGAGAAAGAGAGGGATAACACATGA
- a CDS encoding BglG family transcription antiterminator → MYLTSRERKILAFLLPAAEEKTVKQVADKLNVSTRTIHRELKKLEDVLAGYQLILHKKSGSGVIIQGDSEQKRQLKNKVAQLDGVELAKEERQSILLNTLIQVREPIKLFTLASELNITIAAISQDLDDIEKWIKSFDLELIRKKGYGVEINGEEVKKRAVLSNLISRHIDLFEFVEKIKTKNKEEKEKGETISDRLLGLVDPQKLEKIEEQVQEIGKELPYHLADSAYIGLVVHLSLAIERLQKGDTIHFHEVYKQEIQAEPEYQIAAALIKKLETAFSMHIPEDEVGYITMHLMGAKLRENQSYLLEETSIDLAQRAKELIRQAGEQLNMDLSANNQFLNDLTTHLKPAIYRIKQQMNIHNPMLSEIKRDYSELFEIVKESITTVFPDLEIPEEEIAYIVLHFAAVLLQTEVHKDIRVLVICSTGIGTSKMLASKLERKFPEIELVKHQSIFDLNEEAFSKYDVIVSTVLLDNLNQRYVHISPMLTEDEAAKVKTAIRKAALTRSTSSVRANKMMEGDFLTNLQEMYRYSDVILQVLNRFNLFCLQENNATFLESICHQLQRNGVIENANILFEKLKRRETQGGLGIPGTKLALFHTRSDIVSGPGFYIFQLPNKVKLQAMDATEMEVSRILIMLAPETINEEALDILSYLSGLIVQDDHCLQLLQEADEKEIKQFLTKQFHVFIQEKFYREEKHS, encoded by the coding sequence ATGTATCTTACCAGCCGTGAACGAAAAATTTTAGCTTTTTTACTGCCTGCAGCGGAAGAGAAAACAGTAAAACAAGTAGCAGATAAACTGAACGTCAGTACAAGAACAATTCACCGGGAATTAAAGAAATTAGAAGATGTATTAGCAGGTTATCAACTGATACTTCATAAAAAGTCCGGCTCTGGTGTAATCATTCAAGGTGACTCTGAGCAAAAACGCCAGTTAAAAAATAAAGTCGCGCAATTAGATGGCGTGGAATTAGCAAAAGAAGAAAGGCAATCTATTTTATTAAATACGTTAATACAGGTACGCGAACCAATTAAATTATTTACGCTTGCCAGTGAATTGAATATAACCATTGCAGCTATTTCCCAAGATTTAGATGATATCGAGAAGTGGATAAAATCATTTGATTTGGAACTTATCCGTAAAAAAGGATATGGCGTAGAAATTAACGGGGAGGAAGTAAAGAAGCGGGCTGTATTAAGCAATTTAATTTCCCGTCATATTGATTTATTTGAATTTGTAGAAAAAATAAAAACGAAAAATAAAGAAGAAAAAGAAAAAGGAGAAACCATTTCCGATCGGTTATTGGGACTGGTTGATCCACAAAAATTAGAAAAAATAGAGGAACAGGTCCAGGAGATCGGAAAGGAACTTCCTTATCATTTAGCGGACAGTGCTTATATCGGTCTAGTTGTGCATTTATCGCTTGCCATTGAAAGGTTGCAAAAAGGAGATACCATTCATTTCCATGAAGTTTATAAACAGGAAATTCAAGCGGAACCGGAGTATCAGATTGCAGCTGCATTAATTAAAAAGTTGGAAACGGCCTTTTCGATGCATATCCCAGAGGATGAGGTCGGCTACATTACGATGCATTTAATGGGCGCAAAGCTTCGAGAAAATCAATCCTATTTATTGGAAGAAACAAGTATAGATTTGGCACAACGGGCAAAAGAGCTGATTCGTCAAGCTGGAGAACAGCTGAACATGGATTTATCAGCCAATAACCAGTTTTTGAATGATTTAACAACACATTTGAAACCAGCGATTTACCGTATCAAACAGCAGATGAATATCCATAATCCGATGCTTTCTGAAATTAAACGGGATTACTCGGAATTATTTGAGATCGTGAAGGAAAGCATCACAACTGTTTTTCCAGACTTGGAGATTCCAGAGGAAGAAATTGCGTATATTGTACTGCATTTTGCTGCTGTACTTCTGCAGACAGAGGTGCATAAAGATATTCGAGTTCTTGTTATCTGTTCAACTGGTATTGGAACATCGAAAATGCTGGCCAGCAAATTGGAACGTAAATTTCCGGAAATCGAGCTGGTAAAACATCAATCTATTTTTGATTTAAATGAAGAAGCATTCTCCAAATACGATGTGATTGTTTCTACTGTTCTTTTAGATAATTTAAATCAGCGTTATGTGCATATTTCGCCGATGCTGACGGAAGATGAAGCAGCAAAAGTAAAAACAGCCATAAGAAAAGCTGCCCTAACACGATCAACATCATCGGTGAGAGCAAATAAGATGATGGAAGGCGATTTTCTGACGAATCTTCAGGAAATGTATCGCTATTCCGATGTCATCTTGCAGGTTTTAAATCGTTTTAACTTATTTTGTCTGCAAGAAAATAATGCAACTTTTTTAGAATCCATTTGTCATCAATTACAGCGCAATGGTGTCATAGAGAATGCAAATATATTGTTTGAAAAATTGAAGAGAAGAGAAACACAGGGAGGTTTGGGAATTCCAGGAACCAAGCTAGCGCTATTTCATACCAGATCTGACATAGTCAGTGGCCCCGGCTTCTATATTTTCCAACTGCCAAACAAGGTGAAATTACAAGCAATGGATGCAACGGAGATGGAAGTTTCACGCATTTTAATCATGCTTGCTCCAGAAACCATAAATGAAGAAGCGCTGGACATTTTAAGTTATCTCAGCGGTTTAATTGTTCAAGATGATCACTGTCTGCAATTGCTTCAGGAAGCAGATGAAAAGGAAATCAAACAGTTTTTGACTAAGCAGTTTCATGTATTTATTCAAGAAAAGTTCTATCGAGAAGAAAAACATTCATAA
- the opp4A gene encoding oligopeptide ABC transporter substrate-binding protein has protein sequence MGKANLSKILFVMMLMLFLVLAACSGGSDDAGDSGNDEGNGESGDNGSDSEETDGKIYDIADFSPKKEGEPMDGGNLNFGLVSSTVFAGTLNFNFYSDAVDSEILDWFDESLLDVDETFNMNQDGAATWEVNEEGNEFTFTIRDEVNWHDGEPVTAEDWAFAIEVIADPDYDGPRYGNVTDIVGVEEYHNGEADSIEGLEIIDEKTLKMTFKQATPSLLSGGIWSHALPKHIFEDIPVADMSSSDEVRTNPIGMGPFKVDSVTPGESVTYSKNEDYWQGEPNLDSVTLKVIAPETVTQALETGEVDLVNSFPTDQYPDVEESLTNVEFLGRVDRSYSYIGFKLGTWDKENGKVDMDLENSKVGDVELRRAMWYAVDNDAVGERFYNGLRWNATTLIPSFYEIYHDDSIETPTYDPDMANQILDEAGYEDVNGDGIRENPDGEEFVLNYASMEGGDTAEPLTNYYIQSWEQVGIKVEKIDGRLLEVNDFYDRIGEKGNDDPDIDIYSAAWSVGTDVDPTNLWGSNVIFNYTRWEDEENTRMQEEGVSEESLDLEHRKEVYSEWQEYMVDQVPAFPTVYRAELAPINERVVNWDIRQEDQELERYEVGVTQEEPEVAE, from the coding sequence ATGGGGAAAGCAAATCTTAGTAAGATTTTATTCGTTATGATGCTGATGCTGTTTCTGGTATTGGCAGCATGCAGCGGCGGGTCGGATGATGCTGGTGACAGTGGAAATGATGAAGGAAATGGAGAAAGTGGAGATAATGGATCTGATTCGGAAGAAACGGATGGAAAGATATATGATATAGCTGACTTCAGCCCGAAAAAAGAGGGGGAACCGATGGATGGCGGAAATCTGAACTTCGGTCTTGTATCATCGACTGTTTTTGCTGGAACATTGAATTTTAACTTTTATTCGGATGCAGTTGATTCAGAAATACTTGATTGGTTTGATGAATCTCTTTTAGATGTAGATGAAACATTCAATATGAACCAAGACGGTGCAGCTACCTGGGAAGTGAATGAGGAAGGAAATGAATTTACCTTTACTATCCGGGATGAAGTGAACTGGCATGATGGGGAACCGGTAACTGCAGAAGATTGGGCGTTTGCTATTGAAGTAATCGCTGATCCGGATTATGATGGTCCGCGTTATGGAAATGTGACGGATATTGTTGGCGTAGAAGAATATCATAACGGGGAAGCGGATAGCATTGAAGGATTGGAAATTATAGATGAAAAGACATTGAAAATGACCTTTAAACAAGCAACCCCTTCCTTGTTATCAGGTGGAATATGGTCTCACGCATTGCCGAAGCATATTTTTGAAGATATTCCAGTAGCGGATATGTCTTCATCGGACGAAGTACGTACAAATCCAATTGGAATGGGACCGTTTAAAGTGGACTCGGTTACTCCGGGTGAATCTGTAACATATTCCAAAAATGAAGACTACTGGCAAGGGGAGCCAAATCTGGATTCCGTGACTTTAAAAGTAATTGCTCCAGAAACGGTGACACAAGCACTTGAAACGGGTGAAGTAGATCTAGTGAATTCTTTCCCTACCGATCAATATCCAGATGTGGAAGAATCGTTGACAAATGTGGAATTCTTAGGAAGAGTTGATAGGTCTTATTCGTATATCGGATTTAAATTGGGAACATGGGATAAAGAGAATGGAAAAGTAGATATGGATTTAGAAAATTCAAAAGTCGGTGATGTTGAATTGCGCCGGGCGATGTGGTATGCAGTGGATAATGATGCTGTTGGAGAACGTTTTTATAATGGATTACGCTGGAATGCAACCACATTAATCCCTTCTTTCTATGAAATTTATCATGATGACTCTATTGAAACACCGACGTATGATCCGGATATGGCCAACCAAATTTTAGATGAGGCCGGTTATGAAGATGTTAATGGAGATGGTATCCGCGAAAATCCGGACGGAGAAGAGTTCGTGCTTAATTATGCATCTATGGAGGGCGGAGATACAGCAGAACCATTAACAAACTATTATATTCAATCATGGGAACAAGTTGGGATTAAAGTGGAAAAAATTGATGGACGTTTATTAGAGGTTAATGATTTCTATGATCGGATTGGAGAAAAAGGTAACGATGATCCAGACATTGATATTTATTCAGCTGCCTGGTCAGTGGGAACGGATGTTGACCCGACCAATTTATGGGGATCCAATGTAATATTTAATTACACCCGCTGGGAAGATGAAGAAAATACACGTATGCAGGAAGAAGGCGTTTCTGAGGAATCGTTAGATTTAGAGCACCGAAAAGAAGTATACAGCGAATGGCAAGAATATATGGTCGATCAAGTGCCTGCATTTCCGACAGTTTACCGTGCAGAATTAGCTCCGATAAACGAACGTGTCGTAAACTGGGATATTCGTCAAGAAGATCAGGAATTAGAACGTTATGAAGTTGGCGTCACACAGGAAGAACCAGAGGTGGCAGAATAA
- a CDS encoding PTS mannitol transporter subunit IICB, which produces MSAQNSGFRAKVQKFGSNLSGMIMPNIGAFIAWGLITAFFIPDGWTPNETMATLVDPMINYLLPLLIGFTGGRMVYDIRGGVVGATATMGVIVGAEQPMFLGAMIMGPLAGYLMKKIDELFQAKIRQGFEMLYNNFSAGILAAILAMIAVVGIGPLVSGFSNILASGVEAIIGAGLLPLASIILEPAKALFLNNAINHGILTPLGSEQALETGKSILFLVEANPGPGLDILLAFSIFGKGVSKASAPGAIIIQFFGGIHEIYFPYILMKPTMIIAAIFGGMSGIFMLQLFDAGLRAAASPGSIIPIIAMTPGNSYVGVILSVIIATAVSFGIGSFILKTSKSNEEDLSASTKKMEEMKGKKSNVSSSLTGEEEDAAIETPVKDADEVHQIIFACDAGMGSSAMGASLLKNKFKKSDIDIDVTNKAINEIPDDADIIITQKTLTDRAKAKRPDAEHISVDNFLNSPRYDELVERLKD; this is translated from the coding sequence ATGTCAGCACAAAATAGCGGTTTCCGTGCAAAGGTTCAAAAGTTTGGCAGTAACCTCAGCGGTATGATTATGCCGAACATCGGCGCTTTTATTGCTTGGGGGCTGATTACAGCTTTCTTTATTCCGGACGGATGGACGCCAAATGAAACAATGGCTACACTTGTAGATCCAATGATTAACTACCTGCTGCCATTATTGATTGGTTTTACTGGCGGACGTATGGTCTATGATATCCGTGGAGGCGTTGTCGGTGCCACAGCAACAATGGGTGTTATTGTTGGAGCAGAACAGCCGATGTTCCTTGGAGCAATGATTATGGGGCCATTAGCGGGCTATCTGATGAAGAAAATAGATGAGTTATTTCAAGCAAAAATCCGCCAGGGGTTTGAGATGCTGTACAATAACTTCTCAGCCGGAATCCTGGCAGCTATCCTTGCGATGATTGCTGTTGTAGGAATTGGACCGTTAGTATCCGGATTTTCAAATATTTTAGCAAGTGGCGTAGAGGCGATTATTGGTGCAGGATTATTGCCATTAGCCAGTATTATTCTTGAACCTGCTAAAGCACTCTTTTTAAATAACGCGATTAACCATGGTATTTTGACACCTCTTGGATCGGAACAGGCATTAGAAACAGGTAAATCGATTCTATTCCTTGTAGAAGCGAACCCTGGACCCGGTCTTGACATTTTACTTGCTTTTTCAATATTTGGAAAAGGAGTATCAAAAGCATCCGCGCCAGGAGCGATAATCATTCAATTTTTTGGCGGTATTCACGAAATTTATTTCCCATATATTCTTATGAAGCCTACTATGATTATTGCAGCCATTTTTGGGGGAATGTCCGGTATCTTTATGCTTCAATTATTTGATGCGGGACTTCGGGCAGCGGCATCACCGGGAAGTATTATACCAATCATAGCGATGACACCAGGAAATAGTTATGTGGGGGTTATCTTAAGTGTCATTATAGCAACGGCTGTATCCTTTGGAATTGGTTCATTTATCCTGAAAACATCAAAAAGTAACGAAGAAGACCTGTCAGCCTCTACTAAAAAAATGGAAGAGATGAAAGGGAAAAAAAGCAATGTCAGCAGTTCGCTTACAGGAGAAGAGGAAGATGCAGCTATTGAAACACCTGTTAAAGATGCAGATGAAGTCCATCAAATTATATTTGCATGTGATGCCGGAATGGGATCCAGTGCCATGGGAGCATCCTTATTGAAAAATAAATTCAAGAAGAGCGATATTGATATTGATGTTACGAACAAAGCCATTAATGAAATTCCGGATGACGCGGATATTATTATTACGCAAAAAACACTGACAGACCGGGCGAAAGCCAAACGTCCAGATGCAGAGCATATTTCGGTGGACAATTTCTTAAACAGTCCGCGCTATGATGAACTGGTTGAACGGTTAAAGGACTGA
- the rpiA gene encoding ribose-5-phosphate isomerase RpiA, producing the protein MNTQEQLKKAVGEKAASFVQDGMKVGLGSGSTVYWLVHALGERIKEEGIQIEGIPSSIQTGAWAKEFGVPLTNFAETKELDVTIDGADEVDSNFQLIKGGGAALFREKIIAQAAEKLIIIVDESKMVPYLGAYALPVEILPFAWERTVHEIKKLGCEPELRMKDGEPLVTDNGNFIADCPFEKIENPADLDRKLQVISGVVETGLFINMADTVITGSSEGISVQDK; encoded by the coding sequence ATGAATACACAAGAGCAATTGAAAAAAGCAGTCGGTGAAAAAGCAGCGTCATTCGTTCAAGATGGAATGAAGGTAGGTTTAGGATCAGGGTCAACGGTATATTGGCTTGTTCACGCTTTAGGGGAAAGAATCAAAGAGGAAGGCATTCAAATCGAAGGCATTCCCTCTTCTATCCAAACAGGGGCATGGGCAAAAGAGTTCGGCGTTCCTCTAACAAATTTTGCGGAAACAAAAGAATTGGATGTAACCATCGATGGGGCAGATGAAGTAGATTCGAATTTTCAATTAATCAAGGGCGGCGGTGCAGCTCTATTCAGAGAAAAAATCATTGCCCAGGCTGCTGAAAAATTGATTATTATCGTGGATGAATCCAAAATGGTTCCGTATTTAGGAGCCTATGCTTTGCCGGTAGAAATTCTGCCTTTTGCATGGGAACGCACAGTTCATGAAATAAAAAAGCTGGGATGTGAACCGGAACTTCGTATGAAGGACGGGGAACCGCTTGTGACGGATAATGGTAATTTTATTGCAGACTGTCCGTTTGAAAAAATAGAGAATCCGGCTGATTTAGACCGGAAATTACAAGTTATTTCCGGCGTGGTGGAAACAGGATTATTTATTAATATGGCGGATACGGTCATTACCGGCAGTTCTGAAGGAATTTCCGTACAAGATAAATAG
- the asnB gene encoding asparagine synthase (glutamine-hydrolyzing), with the protein MCGITGFISWDKRASDDQEILEKMTNTLSLRGPDATGYWLEGHVGFGHKRLSVIDLEGGKQPMLKEAEHKKYVICYNGELYNTEELRKSLMQRGYTFTTSSDTEVLLTSYMEWKEDCVDHLNGIFAFAIWDDASEKLFIARDRLGVKPLFYSEKGKTFVFGSEIKALLAHTQVTTKVDRTGLSELFGLGPSRTPGHGLFKDVNELRAGHAMTVSRMGLKVWRYWNLESKEHQDSLEETAEKVRELFTDSVERQLVADVPVATFLSGGLDSSAITAIAANHYKENGLGALSTFSLDYQGNKQHFQASKFQPSSDQEWIEKMVDAFSTDHHEEVITGVELASLLKEAVEVRDQPGQADIDSSLLWCCRQMKQHTTVALSGECADEIFGGYPWFHDPTAVGDNFPWIRSLDGRTSLLHDDWQQKLQITDYVQNRYQETIAETPRLDGENKVDARRRELFYLNMQWFMSQLLDRKDRMSMGAGLEVRVPYADHHLVEYVWNIPWEMKMANGKEKGILRKAMEGILPQEVLYRKKSPYPRTFQPEYTEQVSQWMRKILTDSDARIFEFLKKDKVEQIVKSGGKEFKDPWYGQLMRGPQLIAHLCQIDYWLRKYDIEVSE; encoded by the coding sequence TTGTGTGGAATTACCGGATTCATTAGCTGGGATAAACGGGCGAGTGACGATCAAGAAATATTAGAAAAGATGACAAATACATTATCTTTACGCGGCCCGGATGCAACCGGTTATTGGCTAGAAGGTCATGTAGGATTTGGGCATAAACGGCTTTCTGTAATTGATTTAGAAGGCGGTAAACAGCCAATGCTAAAAGAAGCAGAACATAAGAAATACGTGATTTGTTATAATGGAGAACTTTATAATACAGAAGAACTGCGAAAAAGTTTAATGCAGCGGGGATATACGTTTACCACCTCTTCTGATACAGAGGTACTGCTAACGAGTTATATGGAGTGGAAAGAAGACTGTGTGGATCATTTGAATGGCATTTTTGCGTTCGCTATTTGGGATGACGCATCAGAAAAACTGTTTATTGCACGGGATCGCTTAGGGGTAAAGCCGCTTTTTTATAGTGAAAAAGGAAAAACATTCGTGTTTGGCTCAGAAATCAAAGCGCTCCTTGCTCACACGCAAGTAACAACAAAAGTTGATCGAACAGGACTTTCGGAGCTTTTCGGTTTAGGACCGTCCAGAACACCAGGGCATGGACTGTTTAAAGACGTAAACGAATTAAGAGCCGGGCATGCGATGACCGTATCAAGAATGGGGCTAAAGGTTTGGCGTTACTGGAATTTAGAAAGTAAAGAACATCAGGATTCGTTAGAGGAGACAGCTGAAAAAGTACGGGAGCTATTCACTGATTCCGTCGAGAGACAGCTTGTGGCGGACGTTCCGGTAGCTACTTTTCTATCTGGTGGTTTAGATTCGAGTGCGATTACAGCGATAGCAGCAAATCACTATAAAGAAAACGGGTTAGGTGCTTTATCTACTTTTTCGTTGGATTACCAAGGAAATAAGCAACACTTTCAGGCCAGTAAGTTTCAACCTTCCAGTGATCAGGAATGGATTGAAAAGATGGTAGATGCTTTTTCGACTGATCATCATGAAGAAGTTATTACTGGGGTAGAGCTTGCTTCCTTGCTGAAAGAAGCTGTAGAAGTCAGAGATCAGCCCGGGCAGGCGGATATTGATTCTTCCTTATTATGGTGCTGCCGGCAAATGAAGCAGCATACAACTGTGGCATTGTCAGGAGAATGCGCTGATGAAATATTTGGCGGTTATCCTTGGTTCCATGACCCGACAGCGGTAGGAGATAATTTTCCATGGATACGCTCATTAGATGGCAGAACGAGTTTGCTGCATGATGATTGGCAGCAGAAACTGCAAATTACAGATTATGTGCAAAACAGATATCAAGAAACAATAGCGGAGACGCCGCGGTTAGATGGGGAAAATAAGGTGGATGCAAGACGCAGGGAATTGTTTTATTTAAATATGCAATGGTTTATGTCCCAGCTGTTAGACAGAAAAGATCGAATGAGTATGGGAGCAGGGCTGGAAGTGCGTGTGCCATATGCCGATCATCATCTTGTCGAGTATGTCTGGAATATTCCCTGGGAAATGAAAATGGCAAATGGCAAGGAAAAAGGCATTTTACGAAAAGCGATGGAAGGCATTTTACCGCAAGAAGTGCTGTACCGGAAGAAGAGTCCTTACCCAAGAACGTTTCAGCCTGAATATACAGAGCAAGTGTCCCAGTGGATGCGGAAAATTTTAACTGATTCAGATGCGAGAATCTTTGAATTTTTGAAGAAAGACAAAGTGGAACAAATTGTAAAGAGCGGTGGTAAAGAGTTCAAAGATCCTTGGTATGGTCAGCTGATGCGGGGGCCACAATTAATTGCCCATCTTTGTCAGATTGATTATTGGTTGAGAAAGTATGATATCGAAGTGAGTGAATAA
- a CDS encoding ABC transporter permease translates to MEADTVKNTEQKSPSSLTILLKELLRDKLALVSLIFFILITGFVFGISIFLNKDEIVSVDLFAINAPPSDQFILGTDYGGRDVFGQLIIGTRNSLAIGILVTLMSGFFGIAYGVISGYFGGHIDNVLMRIIDFFMVLPFLMIIIVFVSMTPDYSIVSFSLIMAAFSWMGIARLIRSKALQEKELDYAQASKTLGTSNFNIIFKQVLPNITSLIIVTMTLNLAANIGLESGLSFLGFGFPEETPSLGTLLSYARNPQTLEFRWWIWAPAAVLILLLMLAVRNVGEALRRAADARQRRG, encoded by the coding sequence ATGGAAGCTGATACAGTCAAAAACACAGAACAAAAAAGCCCTTCATCGCTTACGATTCTTTTAAAAGAATTACTTCGAGATAAACTGGCGCTTGTGTCACTTATATTCTTTATATTAATTACCGGTTTTGTTTTTGGAATTTCCATCTTTCTAAATAAAGATGAGATTGTAAGTGTCGATTTATTTGCCATTAATGCACCGCCGTCCGATCAATTTATTTTAGGAACAGATTATGGAGGACGGGATGTGTTTGGTCAGTTAATTATTGGAACACGTAATTCTCTGGCAATTGGAATTTTAGTGACATTAATGAGTGGATTCTTTGGCATAGCCTATGGTGTTATTTCTGGTTATTTCGGAGGTCATATAGATAACGTGCTGATGCGGATTATTGATTTCTTTATGGTTTTGCCGTTTTTGATGATTATTATTGTTTTTGTATCTATGACACCTGACTATAGTATTGTTAGCTTTTCGCTGATTATGGCAGCTTTTTCCTGGATGGGTATTGCCAGATTGATACGTTCGAAAGCGCTGCAAGAGAAAGAACTCGATTATGCGCAAGCGTCAAAGACGTTAGGAACATCCAATTTTAATATTATATTTAAACAAGTATTACCTAATATTACATCATTAATTATTGTAACTATGACATTAAATTTAGCAGCAAATATCGGATTAGAATCTGGACTATCCTTTCTTGGATTCGGATTTCCGGAAGAAACACCCAGCTTAGGCACATTGTTATCTTATGCCAGAAATCCGCAAACATTAGAATTCCGCTGGTGGATCTGGGCGCCGGCAGCAGTATTAATCTTATTATTGATGCTTGCGGTAAGGAATGTCGGGGAGGCATTAAGAAGAGCTGCTGATGCTCGGCAGCGACGCGGATAA
- a CDS encoding PTS sugar transporter subunit IIA has translation MTKEILSTDNIELGAQFASKEEAVRYVGGILLNNGYIKADYIDKMLEREEVATTFMGNALAIPHGTEDAKKDVLETGLSVVTVPDGVDFGDGNTVKLLIGIAGKGDEHLEILSQIAIICSEEENVEKLTQASTKEEIVSLLHEVNA, from the coding sequence ATGACAAAAGAAATTTTAAGTACAGACAATATTGAATTGGGGGCGCAATTCGCATCCAAAGAAGAAGCTGTTCGATATGTCGGAGGTATTCTATTAAATAATGGCTACATCAAAGCAGACTATATTGATAAAATGCTAGAACGCGAGGAGGTTGCTACGACATTTATGGGAAATGCTTTAGCTATTCCCCATGGGACGGAAGATGCGAAAAAAGATGTTTTGGAGACAGGGCTATCTGTTGTCACTGTTCCAGACGGCGTTGATTTTGGTGATGGAAATACCGTGAAGCTCTTGATTGGCATTGCGGGAAAAGGAGATGAACACTTAGAAATCCTTTCGCAAATTGCCATTATTTGCTCGGAAGAAGAGAATGTGGAGAAATTGACGCAAGCATCAACGAAGGAGGAAATAGTGTCATTGCTTCATGAGGTGAATGCGTAA
- a CDS encoding chromate transporter, translated as MILWDIFVAFFIPGIIGYGGGPASITLVENEVVGNYGWMSVQEFGEVLAFANSLPGPIATKMAGYIGYELGGIAGSFVGIFATVAPSLILMILLGSILLKYKKSERVHRLTVFVQPVIAVLLGVIAWNFWTEAYVSIGLLQTAIIVVISFYLIEIKQVHPAFIIAGAMLYGGFFL; from the coding sequence ATGATCTTATGGGATATTTTTGTAGCTTTCTTTATTCCAGGAATTATCGGCTATGGCGGTGGCCCTGCTTCCATTACTTTAGTAGAAAATGAGGTAGTTGGTAATTATGGATGGATGTCGGTCCAGGAATTTGGAGAAGTGCTGGCATTTGCCAATTCTTTGCCTGGACCTATTGCAACGAAAATGGCAGGCTATATTGGCTATGAATTAGGCGGTATCGCAGGTTCTTTTGTCGGGATTTTTGCTACTGTGGCCCCTTCTTTAATTTTGATGATTTTACTGGGCAGTATTTTATTAAAATACAAAAAATCAGAACGTGTTCATCGATTAACTGTATTTGTCCAGCCTGTTATCGCCGTATTACTGGGCGTCATTGCCTGGAATTTCTGGACTGAAGCATATGTCAGTATCGGTCTGTTACAAACAGCAATCATTGTCGTGATCAGTTTTTACCTGATTGAAATCAAGCAGGTGCATCCGGCCTTTATTATTGCCGGGGCCATGCTATACGGCGGATTTTTCCTTTAA